Proteins co-encoded in one Sulfuricystis thermophila genomic window:
- a CDS encoding CTP synthase codes for MTKYVFVTGGVVSSLGKGIAAASLGAILESRGIRVTHLKLDPYINVDPGTMSPFQHGEVFVTEDGAETDLDLGHYERFTSAKMGKRNNFTTGQIYESVIKKERRGEYLGKTVQVIPHITDEIKRYIKRGAEGAEVAIVEIGGTVGDIESLPFLEAIRQMGIEEGKHNACYIHLTLLPYIPTAGELKTKPTQHSVKELREIGIQPDILLCRADRPIPEEERRKIALFTNVQPEAVIAALDADSIYKIPGMLHDQMLDEIVCHKLGILARAANLTVWKNLVEALEHPEHEVDIAFVGKYVDLTESYKSLTEALVHAGIHTRSKVNIHYLDSEDIEKHGPASLKGMDAVLVPGGFGKRGTEGKIIAIRYAREHKVPYLGICLGMQLATIEFARHVAGLEGANSTEFDPDTPHPVVALITEWADREGRIEKRDAHSNLGGTMRLGAQRCPVKEGTLAHSIYGNEVNERHRHRYEVNNAYVPKLEAAGLVISARTPTENLPEILELPQSLHPWFMGVQFHPEFTSNPRTGHPLFIAFVKSALARRQGKANA; via the coding sequence ATGACCAAATACGTCTTCGTCACGGGGGGTGTCGTGTCCAGTCTGGGCAAGGGCATCGCCGCCGCCAGCCTGGGGGCCATTCTCGAATCGCGCGGCATCCGCGTCACCCACCTCAAGCTCGATCCTTACATCAACGTCGATCCCGGCACGATGTCGCCGTTCCAGCACGGCGAGGTCTTCGTCACCGAGGACGGCGCCGAAACCGACCTCGACCTCGGCCACTACGAGCGCTTCACCAGCGCCAAGATGGGCAAGCGTAACAACTTCACGACGGGCCAGATCTACGAGTCCGTCATCAAGAAGGAGCGGCGCGGCGAGTATCTCGGCAAGACCGTGCAGGTGATCCCGCACATCACCGACGAGATCAAGCGCTACATCAAGCGCGGCGCCGAAGGCGCGGAAGTGGCGATCGTCGAGATCGGCGGCACGGTCGGCGACATCGAGTCGCTGCCCTTCCTCGAAGCGATCCGCCAGATGGGCATCGAAGAGGGCAAGCACAACGCCTGCTACATCCATCTGACGCTCTTGCCTTACATTCCCACCGCGGGGGAACTCAAGACCAAGCCGACGCAGCACTCGGTCAAGGAACTGCGTGAGATCGGCATCCAGCCCGACATCCTGCTTTGCCGCGCCGACCGGCCGATTCCCGAGGAGGAGCGGCGCAAGATCGCGCTCTTCACCAACGTGCAGCCCGAAGCGGTGATCGCCGCGCTCGATGCCGATTCGATCTACAAGATTCCCGGCATGCTGCATGACCAGATGCTCGACGAGATCGTCTGCCACAAGCTCGGCATCCTCGCGCGCGCGGCGAATCTCACCGTTTGGAAGAATCTCGTCGAGGCGCTCGAGCATCCGGAGCACGAGGTCGACATCGCCTTCGTCGGCAAGTATGTCGATCTCACCGAGTCCTACAAGTCGCTCACCGAAGCGCTCGTGCATGCCGGCATCCATACGCGCTCGAAAGTCAACATCCACTACCTCGATTCCGAAGACATCGAAAAGCACGGACCGGCTTCGTTGAAGGGCATGGATGCCGTGCTGGTGCCCGGCGGCTTCGGCAAACGCGGCACCGAAGGCAAGATCATCGCCATCCGCTATGCGCGCGAGCACAAGGTGCCTTATCTGGGCATCTGTCTCGGCATGCAGCTCGCCACGATCGAGTTCGCGCGCCACGTCGCCGGTCTCGAAGGGGCGAACAGCACCGAATTCGATCCGGATACGCCACACCCGGTCGTCGCACTGATCACCGAATGGGCCGACCGCGAAGGGCGCATCGAGAAGCGCGACGCCCATTCGAACCTCGGCGGCACGATGCGGCTGGGCGCGCAGCGCTGCCCCGTCAAGGAAGGCACGCTCGCCCATTCGATCTATGGCAACGAGGTCAATGAGCGTCACCGTCACCGCTACGAGGTCAACAACGCCTATGTGCCGAAGCTCGAAGCGGCGGGGCTGGTGATTTCGGCGCGCACCCCGACCGAAAACCTGCCGGAGATCCTGGAGCTGCCGCAAAGCCTGCACCCCTGGTTCATGGGCGTGCAGTTCCATCCGGAGTTCACCTCCAACCCGCGCACCGGACATCCGCTGTTCATCGCCTTCGTCAAGTCGGCGCTGGCGAGACGGCAAGGCAAAGCGAATGCCTGA
- the kdsA gene encoding 3-deoxy-8-phosphooctulonate synthase, translated as MKLFDFDVGLDQPLFLIAGPCTAESEQLCLDVAGHMKEVTAKLGVPYLFKASYDKANRSSGKSPRGPGMEKGLEWLSRVRREIGVPVLTDVHTEADVAPVAAVVDVLQTPAFLCRQTDFIQAVAATGKPVNIKKGQFLAPGDMKQVVAKAKEANGGADTIMVCERGVSFGYNNLVADMRSLAIMRETGCPVVFDATHSVQLPGGQGTSSGGQREFVPVLARAAVAAGIAGLFMETHPDPAKALSDGPNSWPLAQMANLLAELVELDAIVKRHGFREWP; from the coding sequence ATGAAACTGTTTGACTTCGACGTCGGCCTCGATCAGCCGCTGTTTTTGATCGCCGGCCCGTGTACGGCGGAGTCGGAGCAGCTCTGCCTCGATGTCGCCGGTCACATGAAAGAGGTGACGGCCAAGCTCGGCGTGCCTTACCTCTTCAAGGCCTCCTATGACAAGGCCAATCGCAGCTCGGGCAAATCGCCGCGCGGTCCCGGCATGGAAAAGGGGCTGGAGTGGCTCTCCCGCGTGCGCCGCGAGATCGGTGTTCCGGTGCTCACCGATGTGCATACCGAAGCCGATGTGGCGCCTGTCGCGGCAGTCGTCGATGTGCTGCAAACCCCGGCTTTCCTGTGCCGCCAGACCGATTTCATCCAGGCGGTGGCCGCTACCGGCAAGCCGGTGAACATCAAGAAGGGCCAGTTTCTGGCACCTGGCGACATGAAGCAGGTCGTCGCCAAGGCCAAGGAGGCCAACGGCGGCGCGGATACGATCATGGTCTGCGAACGCGGCGTTTCCTTCGGCTACAACAACCTCGTCGCCGACATGCGCTCCTTGGCCATCATGCGCGAGACCGGCTGCCCGGTGGTGTTCGACGCGACGCATTCGGTGCAGTTGCCGGGCGGGCAGGGGACGAGCTCGGGTGGGCAGCGCGAGTTCGTGCCGGTCTTGGCGCGCGCGGCGGTGGCTGCCGGCATCGCCGGTCTGTTCATGGAAACGCATCCCGATCCGGCCAAGGCACTGTCGGATGGCCCGAACAGCTGGCCGCTCGCACAGATGGCGAATCTTCTCGCCGAACTCGTCGAGCTCGATGCCATCGTCAAGCGGCATGGTTTTCGGGAGTGGCCATGA
- a CDS encoding PEP-CTERM sorting domain-containing protein: protein MKRTLLAISCLLAATSSNAALLDGKIIGYEYYYPDLNNLYYSAPPTTVGDGIEFTGTYSSYYDVASVDIADNSITFDFYTSSFWSYSIFNGLRLFDINDTIDAFTSVTIDPITTMGGLSQSNITFDGDNIYVNWQALPFDENTIVKLNINGSSVPEPGSLALLGIGLAGLGVLRRRKFV, encoded by the coding sequence ATGAAACGCACTCTACTTGCCATTTCGTGCCTGCTGGCTGCTACCAGTTCCAATGCAGCCTTGCTTGATGGGAAAATTATTGGATACGAGTATTACTATCCAGATCTCAACAATCTTTACTACTCCGCCCCGCCCACAACTGTGGGAGATGGAATCGAGTTTACGGGAACTTATTCTTCTTACTACGATGTAGCAAGCGTGGATATTGCCGACAACAGCATCACTTTCGATTTTTACACATCCAGCTTCTGGAGTTATTCTATTTTTAATGGCCTTAGATTGTTCGACATTAACGACACAATAGATGCCTTCACCTCTGTAACGATTGACCCAATCACCACCATGGGCGGCCTAAGTCAATCCAATATTACTTTCGACGGCGACAACATTTATGTAAATTGGCAGGCACTTCCATTTGATGAAAATACGATTGTCAAACTGAACATTAATGGATCCAGCGTCCCTGAGCCTGGCAGCCTTGCTCTTTTAGGCATTGGCTTGGCCGGTCTTGGTGTGCTCCGTCGTCGCAAATTCGTATAA
- a CDS encoding gamma carbonic anhydrase family protein, whose product MPIYRIGVKTPQIDPTAWIAPNATVIGDVRLAAHSSVWWNCVLRGDNDPITVGENSNVQDGSILHTDDGIPLTIGRNVTVGHRVMLHGCTIGNGSLIGMGAIVLNSVVIGKNCLIGAGSLIPEGKVIPDNSLVVGSPGRVVHELAEKHLARIAHSAEHYVVNADNYRQFLEEITR is encoded by the coding sequence ATGCCGATCTACCGCATCGGCGTCAAGACGCCGCAGATCGATCCGACCGCATGGATCGCACCCAACGCCACCGTGATCGGCGACGTCCGACTCGCGGCTCACAGCAGCGTCTGGTGGAACTGCGTGCTGCGCGGCGACAACGACCCGATCACCGTCGGCGAAAACAGCAACGTCCAGGATGGCTCGATCCTGCACACCGATGACGGCATTCCGCTGACCATCGGCCGCAACGTCACGGTGGGACATAGGGTCATGCTGCACGGCTGCACGATCGGCAACGGCTCGCTGATCGGCATGGGCGCGATCGTCCTCAACAGCGTCGTGATCGGCAAGAACTGCCTGATCGGCGCCGGCTCCTTGATCCCCGAAGGCAAGGTGATCCCGGACAATTCGCTGGTCGTCGGCTCCCCTGGCCGGGTCGTCCATGAGCTTGCCGAGAAGCACCTGGCGCGTATCGCCCATTCGGCCGAGCATTACGTCGTCAATGCCGACAACTACCGACAGTTCCTGGAGGAAATCACGCGGTAA
- the ftsB gene encoding cell division protein FtsB, with product MRWPTWVLAALLILLQYPLWFGKGGLLRVWDLERQLAAQREMNQGLEARNAALDAEVRDLKSGLEAIEERARYELGLVKEGEIFVQTPQKKP from the coding sequence ATGAGGTGGCCGACCTGGGTGTTGGCGGCCCTGCTGATCCTGCTGCAGTATCCGCTGTGGTTCGGCAAGGGGGGGCTGCTCCGGGTTTGGGACCTGGAGCGCCAACTTGCCGCCCAGCGCGAAATGAATCAGGGATTGGAAGCACGCAATGCGGCGCTGGATGCCGAAGTGCGAGATCTGAAGTCAGGCCTCGAGGCGATCGAGGAACGCGCCCGCTATGAACTCGGCCTCGTCAAGGAAGGCGAAATCTTCGTCCAGACACCGCAGAAGAAGCCGTAA
- the gcvP gene encoding aminomethyl-transferring glycine dehydrogenase has protein sequence MTLEELEWRDEFVARHIGPNAAEQAAMCAVIGVKDRAELIEQTVPAGIRLPAPLTLPTPLTEHAALAKLKERADRNRLKKSFIGLGYYGTYLPPVIQRNVLENPGWYTAYTPYQAEIAQGRLEALLNFQQMVVDLTGLPVANASLLDEATAAAEAMAMARRTSKVEKNAFFVDEEAFPQTIDVVKTRAAFFGFEIILGPAERAADHDVFGALLQTPNAQGELKDFTAVIAKLEAKGAISAVACDLMALVLTKSPGEMGADIALGSSQRFGIPMGYGGPHAAFFACRDEHKRQMPGRIIGVSKDARGKPALRMALQTREQHIRREKANSNICTSQVLLANMAGMYAVWHGPEGLQRIARRIHRLTCQLAHALGVTGAFFDTIVAKVGADKTALLKDSPFNIRHIDEETIGISLDETTTREDVAALAQLLGKNIDFSAAVPEAIPAHLRRRLPFLTHPVFNHHHTEHAMLRYLKRLQNKDLAMDQAMISLGSCTMKLNPTAAMMPVSWPAFAQLHPFAPAEQAEGYTQMIGELSQWLATITGFDALCMQPNSGAQGEYAGLVTIRRYQQAQGQGQRDVCLIPKSAHGTNPASAHMAGLSVVVVECDAQGNVDLADLKAKAAQYADRLACLMITYPSTHGVFEEAVREMCEVVHAHGGQVYMDGANLNAQVGLTSPGHIGADVSHINLHKTFAIPHGGGGPGMGPIGLKAHLAPYAPGHVFAAERVGSQGAVSAAPYGSASILPISWMYIAMMGGTGLREATEVAILNANYIATRLKDHYPVLYTGSHGRVAHECILDVRAIKAATGISEIDIAKRLMDYGFHAPTVSFPVAGTLMVEPTESENQAELDRFCAAMISIRNEIRNVEQGVWPREDNPLKNAPHTQADIVGEWHRPYTRETAVFPLPWVASNKFWPSVNRIDDVWGDRNLVCTLPAGSD, from the coding sequence ATGACGCTGGAAGAACTCGAATGGCGCGACGAGTTCGTCGCGCGTCACATCGGCCCGAATGCGGCCGAACAGGCGGCGATGTGTGCCGTCATCGGTGTCAAGGACCGCGCCGAACTGATCGAGCAGACCGTGCCGGCCGGCATCCGACTGCCCGCCCCGCTGACGCTGCCCACGCCGCTCACCGAACATGCGGCGCTGGCGAAGCTCAAGGAGCGCGCCGATCGCAATCGGCTCAAGAAGTCTTTCATCGGGCTGGGCTACTACGGCACCTACCTGCCCCCGGTGATCCAGCGCAACGTCCTCGAAAACCCCGGCTGGTATACCGCCTACACGCCCTACCAGGCCGAGATCGCCCAGGGCCGGCTGGAAGCGCTGCTCAATTTCCAGCAGATGGTGGTCGATCTCACCGGGCTGCCGGTCGCCAATGCCTCGTTGCTCGATGAAGCGACCGCCGCCGCCGAGGCGATGGCGATGGCCCGCCGCACGAGCAAGGTGGAGAAGAACGCCTTCTTCGTCGATGAAGAGGCTTTCCCGCAGACGATCGACGTCGTCAAGACACGCGCGGCCTTCTTTGGCTTCGAGATCATCCTCGGTCCGGCCGAGCGCGCCGCCGACCACGATGTGTTCGGCGCCCTGCTGCAAACCCCGAACGCGCAAGGCGAGCTCAAGGACTTCACTGCCGTCATCGCCAAGCTCGAGGCCAAAGGCGCGATCAGCGCCGTCGCCTGCGATCTGATGGCGCTGGTGCTGACCAAGTCACCCGGTGAAATGGGCGCCGACATCGCGCTCGGCTCCTCCCAGCGTTTCGGCATTCCGATGGGCTACGGCGGCCCGCACGCCGCCTTCTTCGCCTGCCGGGACGAGCACAAGCGGCAGATGCCCGGCCGCATCATCGGCGTCTCGAAGGATGCGCGCGGCAAGCCGGCGCTCAGGATGGCGCTGCAGACGCGGGAGCAGCACATCCGCCGCGAGAAGGCAAATTCCAACATTTGCACCTCCCAAGTGCTACTTGCCAACATGGCGGGCATGTACGCGGTCTGGCACGGGCCGGAGGGCTTGCAACGGATTGCGCGGCGCATCCACCGGCTGACCTGCCAGCTGGCCCATGCCCTGGGCGTGACGGGGGCGTTCTTCGACACGATCGTCGCCAAAGTCGGCGCTGACAAGACGGCACTTCTCAAGGATTCGCCCTTCAATATCCGCCACATCGACGAGGAAACGATCGGCATCAGCCTCGACGAGACGACCACGCGCGAAGACGTCGCCGCGCTGGCCCAGCTGCTCGGCAAGAACATCGACTTTTCCGCCGCTGTGCCGGAGGCGATTCCCGCTCACCTCCGCCGCCGCTTGCCCTTCCTCACCCACCCGGTGTTCAATCACCACCACACCGAGCATGCGATGCTGCGCTATCTCAAGCGCCTGCAGAACAAGGACTTGGCGATGGACCAGGCGATGATCTCGCTGGGCAGCTGCACGATGAAGCTCAACCCCACCGCCGCGATGATGCCGGTGTCCTGGCCGGCCTTCGCACAACTCCATCCCTTCGCTCCCGCCGAACAGGCCGAAGGCTACACGCAGATGATCGGCGAGCTCTCGCAGTGGCTCGCCACGATCACCGGCTTCGATGCCCTGTGCATGCAGCCCAATTCCGGCGCGCAGGGCGAATACGCGGGCCTGGTCACGATCCGCCGTTATCAGCAGGCTCAGGGCCAGGGCCAGCGCGACGTCTGCCTGATCCCGAAATCCGCGCATGGCACCAACCCGGCTTCGGCACATATGGCCGGCCTGTCGGTCGTGGTCGTCGAATGCGATGCCCAGGGCAATGTCGACCTCGCCGATCTGAAAGCCAAAGCCGCGCAATACGCCGACCGGCTTGCCTGCCTGATGATCACCTACCCCTCGACGCACGGCGTGTTCGAAGAGGCCGTGAGGGAAATGTGCGAGGTCGTCCACGCCCACGGCGGACAGGTCTATATGGACGGCGCCAACCTCAACGCGCAGGTGGGACTCACCTCGCCCGGCCACATCGGCGCCGACGTCTCGCACATCAATCTGCACAAGACCTTCGCCATCCCGCACGGCGGCGGCGGCCCCGGCATGGGGCCGATCGGTCTGAAAGCCCATTTGGCGCCCTATGCGCCCGGCCACGTCTTCGCGGCCGAGCGCGTCGGCAGTCAGGGCGCGGTGAGCGCCGCCCCCTACGGTTCGGCCTCGATCCTGCCGATCTCGTGGATGTACATCGCGATGATGGGCGGCACTGGCCTGAGAGAGGCCACCGAAGTGGCGATCCTCAATGCCAACTACATCGCCACGCGCCTCAAAGACCACTACCCGGTGCTCTACACCGGCAGCCACGGTCGCGTCGCGCACGAGTGCATCCTCGACGTGCGTGCCATCAAGGCAGCCACCGGCATCAGCGAGATCGACATCGCCAAGCGGCTGATGGACTATGGCTTCCATGCGCCGACGGTGAGCTTCCCGGTGGCCGGCACACTGATGGTCGAACCGACCGAATCGGAAAACCAGGCGGAACTGGATCGCTTCTGCGCAGCGATGATTTCGATCCGCAACGAAATCCGCAACGTCGAGCAAGGCGTCTGGCCGCGCGAGGACAACCCGCTGAAGAACGCGCCGCACACCCAGGCCGACATCGTCGGCGAGTGGCACCGGCCCTACACGCGCGAAACGGCGGTGTTTCCGCTGCCCTGGGTCGCCAGCAACAAATTCTGGCCATCGGTCAATCGCATCGACGACGTCTGGGGCGACCGCAATCTGGTCTGCACTTTGCCTGCCGGGAGCGACTGA
- the pgsA gene encoding CDP-diacylglycerol--glycerol-3-phosphate 3-phosphatidyltransferase yields MFSLPNTLTWARIVLIPLVVGVFYLPLPLDEQNLIATIAFVVAAVTDWFDGWLARKLGQTSAFGAFLDPVADKLMVAAALVMLVQLARTDAVVAIIIIGREIAISALREWMAHIGAAKSVAVSFIGKLKTTAQMIAIPMLLYYDPLFGLPIAGMGEALIWLAAALTLWSMGYYLGKAWPEIRSRGF; encoded by the coding sequence ATGTTCAGTCTTCCCAATACGCTCACCTGGGCACGCATCGTGCTCATCCCGCTGGTGGTGGGCGTGTTTTACCTGCCGCTGCCGCTCGATGAGCAGAATCTCATCGCCACCATCGCCTTCGTGGTGGCGGCGGTGACCGACTGGTTCGACGGCTGGCTGGCCCGCAAGCTCGGCCAGACTTCGGCCTTCGGCGCCTTTCTCGACCCGGTGGCCGATAAATTGATGGTCGCGGCGGCGCTGGTGATGCTCGTCCAACTCGCGCGCACCGACGCGGTGGTGGCGATCATCATCATCGGCCGCGAGATCGCGATCTCGGCGCTGCGCGAGTGGATGGCACACATCGGCGCGGCGAAGAGCGTCGCGGTCTCGTTCATCGGCAAGCTCAAGACCACGGCACAGATGATCGCGATCCCGATGCTGCTGTATTACGACCCGCTGTTTGGCCTGCCAATCGCCGGCATGGGCGAGGCGCTGATCTGGCTTGCCGCCGCGTTGACGCTGTGGTCGATGGGCTATTACCTCGGCAAGGCCTGGCCGGAGATTCGCAGCCGCGGCTTTTGA
- a CDS encoding Dabb family protein — MITHLVLFKLKPGIAPDDRRFVAVQAAMEALPRKISVIRSWQHGRNLTPDDDAWDYGLVATFDSEADLHAYFEHPDHLPVLAQWNEIASLAFVDLAG, encoded by the coding sequence ATGATCACCCATCTCGTGCTGTTCAAGCTCAAACCCGGCATCGCACCCGATGACCGCCGCTTCGTTGCGGTGCAGGCCGCGATGGAAGCCTTGCCGCGCAAAATCTCTGTCATCCGTTCCTGGCAGCATGGCAGGAATCTCACGCCGGATGACGATGCCTGGGATTACGGCCTCGTTGCCACCTTCGACAGTGAAGCCGATCTCCATGCCTATTTCGAGCATCCGGACCATCTGCCGGTGCTTGCCCAATGGAACGAGATCGCGAGCCTCGCGTTCGTCGATCTCGCTGGTTGA
- the eno gene encoding phosphopyruvate hydratase has product MSAIVDVVAREILDSRGNPTVEADVLLESGVMGRAAVPSGASTGSREAIELRDGDAARYLGKGVLKAVENVNTEISEAIIGLDAEEQAFIDKTLIELDGTDNKSRLGANAILAVSMAVAKAAAEEAGLPLYRYFGGSGPMVMPVPMMNVINGGAHANNNLDIQEFMILPVGANSFREALRCGAEVFQNLKKLVDKKGYPTTVGDEGGFAPNVSGNDEAIELILRAIEAAGYTPGQDVVLGLDCAASEFFKDGKYVLASEKLELDSAGMADYLATLVDKYPIISIEDGMSEADWDGWKRLNDKLGKKIQIVGDDLFVTNPKILKEGIAQGVANAILIKVNQIGTLTETFAAVEMAKRAGWTNVISHRSGETEDSTIADIAVGLNAGQIKTGSLSRSDRIAKYNQLLRIEEDLGDTVVYPGLETFYSIRK; this is encoded by the coding sequence ATGAGTGCCATCGTTGATGTCGTCGCCCGCGAAATCCTCGATTCGCGCGGCAATCCCACCGTCGAAGCCGATGTCCTGCTGGAATCCGGCGTGATGGGCCGTGCCGCGGTGCCCTCTGGCGCCTCGACCGGCTCGCGCGAAGCGATCGAGTTGCGTGACGGGGATGCGGCGCGCTACCTCGGCAAGGGCGTCTTGAAGGCCGTAGAGAACGTCAATACCGAAATTTCCGAGGCGATCATCGGGTTGGATGCCGAAGAGCAGGCGTTCATCGACAAGACGCTGATCGAGCTCGACGGCACCGACAACAAATCCCGTCTCGGCGCGAATGCGATCCTCGCCGTCTCGATGGCGGTCGCCAAGGCGGCGGCCGAAGAAGCGGGGCTGCCGCTCTATCGCTATTTCGGCGGTTCCGGCCCGATGGTGATGCCGGTGCCGATGATGAACGTCATCAACGGCGGCGCGCATGCCAACAACAACCTCGACATCCAGGAATTCATGATCCTGCCGGTGGGCGCGAACAGCTTCCGCGAGGCGCTGCGCTGCGGCGCCGAGGTGTTCCAGAATCTCAAGAAGCTCGTCGACAAGAAGGGCTATCCGACCACGGTCGGCGATGAAGGCGGCTTTGCGCCGAACGTCTCAGGCAACGACGAAGCGATCGAGCTGATCCTGCGCGCGATCGAGGCGGCCGGCTACACGCCGGGACAGGACGTGGTGCTCGGTCTCGACTGCGCGGCTTCGGAATTCTTCAAGGACGGCAAGTACGTGCTGGCTTCCGAGAAGCTCGAGCTCGACTCTGCCGGCATGGCCGATTACCTCGCCACGCTGGTCGACAAATACCCGATCATCAGCATCGAAGACGGCATGAGCGAGGCCGACTGGGACGGCTGGAAGCGGCTCAACGACAAGCTGGGCAAGAAAATCCAGATCGTCGGCGACGACCTGTTCGTCACCAACCCGAAGATCCTCAAGGAGGGCATCGCCCAGGGCGTCGCGAATGCGATCCTCATCAAGGTCAATCAGATCGGCACGCTGACCGAGACCTTCGCTGCCGTCGAGATGGCCAAGCGCGCCGGCTGGACCAACGTGATCTCGCACCGCTCGGGCGAGACCGAGGATTCGACCATCGCCGACATCGCGGTGGGTCTCAATGCCGGCCAGATCAAGACCGGCTCGCTGTCTCGGTCGGATCGCATCGCCAAATACAACCAGCTCTTGCGCATCGAGGAAGATCTGGGCGACACGGTCGTCTATCCCGGCCTCGAAACCTTCTACAGCATTCGCAAGTAG
- a CDS encoding DUF2442 domain-containing protein translates to MFLHTTQVEPRSGYRLFVRFNNGVSGEIDLSGELWGEMFEPLKDEALFATARHDETLQTVVWANGADLAPEFLFDLLSKQTGMAA, encoded by the coding sequence ATGTTCTTGCATACCACCCAAGTCGAGCCCAGATCTGGATATCGCTTGTTCGTCCGCTTCAACAATGGCGTTTCCGGCGAAATCGACCTTTCCGGCGAATTGTGGGGAGAGATGTTCGAGCCCCTAAAAGACGAGGCGCTTTTCGCTACCGCCCGGCACGACGAAACGTTGCAAACCGTCGTCTGGGCCAATGGCGCGGATCTGGCACCAGAATTTTTGTTCGACTTGTTGAGCAAACAAACAGGGATGGCAGCATGA
- a CDS encoding DUF4160 domain-containing protein, with amino-acid sequence MPEISRFLGIIILMNWGDHPLPHFHARYGEYEITVEIETGVVRGQFPKRALRAVLDWLDEHKDELMENWCLAEQRKPMRPIAPLE; translated from the coding sequence ATGCCTGAGATTTCCCGTTTCCTGGGCATCATCATCCTGATGAACTGGGGCGACCATCCTCTGCCACATTTCCATGCCCGTTACGGTGAGTATGAAATCACGGTCGAAATCGAAACTGGCGTCGTGCGCGGTCAGTTTCCCAAACGGGCGTTGCGAGCCGTGCTGGATTGGCTAGACGAGCACAAGGATGAATTGATGGAAAATTGGTGCCTCGCCGAGCAACGTAAACCGATGCGACCGATCGCCCCTTTGGAATGA